In Marmota flaviventris isolate mMarFla1 chromosome 15, mMarFla1.hap1, whole genome shotgun sequence, a single window of DNA contains:
- the Puf60 gene encoding poly(U)-binding-splicing factor PUF60 isoform X2, which yields MATATIALVNGQQGGGSEPAAAAVVAAGDKWKPPQGTDSIKMENGQSTAAKLGLPPLTPEQQEALQKAKKYAMEQSIKSVLVKQTIAHQQQQLTNLQMAAVTMGFGDPLSPLQSMAAQRQRALAIMCRVYVGSIYYELGEDTIRQAFAPFGPIKSIDMSWDSVTMKHKGFAFVEYEVPEAAQLALEQMNSVMLGGRNIKVGRPSNIGQAQPIIDQLAEEARAFNRIYVASVHQDLSDDDIKSVFEAFGKIKSCTLARDPTTGKHKGYGFIEYEKAQSSQDAVSSMNLFDLGGQYLRVGKAVTPPMPLLTPATPGGLPPAAAVAAAAATAKITAQEAVAGAAVLGTLATPGLVSPALTLAQPLGALPQAVMAAQAPGVITGVTPARPPIPVTIPSVGVVNPILASPPTLGLLEPKKEKEEEELFPESERPEMLSEQEHMSISGSSARHMVMQKLLRKQESTVMVLRNMVDPKDIDDDLEGEVTEECGKFGAVNRVIIYQEKQGEEEDAEIIVKIFVEFSMASETHKAIQALNGRWFAGRKVVAEVYDQERFDNSDLSA from the exons GGCACAGATTCCATCAAGATGGAGAATGGACAGAGCACAGCCGCCAAGCTGGGGCTGCCTCCCCTGACGCCTGAGCAGCAGGAGGCCCTCCAGAAG GCCAAGAAGTATGCCATGGAGCAGAGCATCAAGAGCGTGCTGGTGAAGCAGACCATCGcacaccagcagcagcagctcacCAACCTGCAG ATGGCAGCAGTGACAATGGGCTTTGGAGATCCTCTCTCACCTTTGCAATCG ATGGCAGCTCAGCGGCAGCGGGCACTGGCCATCATGTGCCGGGTCTACGTGGGCTCCATCTACTATGAGCTAGGGGAGGACACCATTCGCCAGGCCTTTGCCCCTTTTGGCCCCATCAAAAGCATTGACATGTCCTGGGATTCTGTCACTATGAAGCACAAG GGCTTTGCCTTTGTGGAATATGAAGTCCCAGAAGCTGCACAGCTGGCCTTGGAGCAGATGAACTCAGTGATGCTGGGAGGCAGGAACATCAAG gtGGGTAGGCCCAGCAACATAGGGCAGGCCCAGCCCATCATCGACCAGCTGGCTGAGGAGGCACGGGCCTTCAACCGTATCTACGTGGCCTCCGTGCACCAGGACCTCTCGGATGATGACATCAAGAGTGTGTTTGAGGCCTTTGGCAAGATCAAGTCTTGCACACTAGCCCGGGACCCCACAACTGGCAAGCACAAGGGCTACGGCTTCATTG AGTACGAGAAGGCCCAGTCGTCCCAGGATGCCGTGTCCTCCATGAACCTCTTTGATCTGGGTGGCCAGTACTTGCGGGTGGGCAAGGCTGTCACACCCCCCATGCCCCTGCTAACACCTGCCACCCCAGGAGGCCTTCCGCCTGCTGCCGCTGTGGCCGCAGCTGCAGCCACAGCCAAGATCACAGCTCAG GAAGCAGTGGCTGGAGCAGCTGTGTTGGGTACCTTGGCAACACCTGGACTGGTGTCCCCAGCACTGACCTTGGCTCAACCCCTAGGGGCTCTGCCCCAGGCTGTCATGGCTGCCCAAGCTCCTGGAGTCATCACAG GTGTGACCCCGGCCCGTCCTCCCATTCCGGTCACCATCCCCTCTGTGGGGGTGGTGAACCCCATCCTGGCTAGCCCCCCAACACTGGGTCTCCTGGAGcccaagaaggagaaggaagaggaggagctgtTTCCTGAGTCTGAACGGCCAGAGATGCTAAGTGAGCAGGAGCACATGAGCATCTCTGGCAGCAGTGCCCGCCACATGGTCATGCAGAAGCTGCTGCGCAAGCAGGAG TCCACAGTGATGGTTCTCCGCAACATGGTGGATCCCAAGGACATCGATGATGACCTGGAAGGAGAGGTGACAGAGGAGTGTGGCAAGTTTGGTGCTGTCAACCGTGTCATCATCTACCAAGAGAAGCAGGGTGAAGAGGAGGATGCAGAAATAATTGTAAAGATTTTTGTGGAGTTTTCCATGGCCTCAGAGACTCACAAGGCCATCCAGGCCCTCAACGGGCGCTGGTTCGCTGGCCGCAAGGTGGTGGCTGAAGTGTATGACCAGGAGCGTTTTGATAACAGTGACCTGTCTGCGTGA
- the Puf60 gene encoding poly(U)-binding-splicing factor PUF60 isoform X4, with protein sequence MATATIALVNGQQGGGSEPAAAAVVAAGDKWKPPQGTDSIKMENGQSTAAKLGLPPLTPEQQEALQKAKKYAMEQSIKSVLVKQTIAHQQQQLTNLQMAAQRQRALAIMCRVYVGSIYYELGEDTIRQAFAPFGPIKSIDMSWDSVTMKHKGFAFVEYEVPEAAQLALEQMNSVMLGGRNIKVGRPSNIGQAQPIIDQLAEEARAFNRIYVASVHQDLSDDDIKSVFEAFGKIKSCTLARDPTTGKHKGYGFIEYEKAQSSQDAVSSMNLFDLGGQYLRVGKAVTPPMPLLTPATPGGLPPAAAVAAAAATAKITAQEAVAGAAVLGTLATPGLVSPALTLAQPLGALPQAVMAAQAPGVITGVTPARPPIPVTIPSVGVVNPILASPPTLGLLEPKKEKEEEELFPESERPEMLSEQEHMSISGSSARHMVMQKLLRKQESTVMVLRNMVDPKDIDDDLEGEVTEECGKFGAVNRVIIYQEKQGEEEDAEIIVKIFVEFSMASETHKAIQALNGRWFAGRKVVAEVYDQERFDNSDLSA encoded by the exons GGCACAGATTCCATCAAGATGGAGAATGGACAGAGCACAGCCGCCAAGCTGGGGCTGCCTCCCCTGACGCCTGAGCAGCAGGAGGCCCTCCAGAAG GCCAAGAAGTATGCCATGGAGCAGAGCATCAAGAGCGTGCTGGTGAAGCAGACCATCGcacaccagcagcagcagctcacCAACCTGCAG ATGGCAGCTCAGCGGCAGCGGGCACTGGCCATCATGTGCCGGGTCTACGTGGGCTCCATCTACTATGAGCTAGGGGAGGACACCATTCGCCAGGCCTTTGCCCCTTTTGGCCCCATCAAAAGCATTGACATGTCCTGGGATTCTGTCACTATGAAGCACAAG GGCTTTGCCTTTGTGGAATATGAAGTCCCAGAAGCTGCACAGCTGGCCTTGGAGCAGATGAACTCAGTGATGCTGGGAGGCAGGAACATCAAG gtGGGTAGGCCCAGCAACATAGGGCAGGCCCAGCCCATCATCGACCAGCTGGCTGAGGAGGCACGGGCCTTCAACCGTATCTACGTGGCCTCCGTGCACCAGGACCTCTCGGATGATGACATCAAGAGTGTGTTTGAGGCCTTTGGCAAGATCAAGTCTTGCACACTAGCCCGGGACCCCACAACTGGCAAGCACAAGGGCTACGGCTTCATTG AGTACGAGAAGGCCCAGTCGTCCCAGGATGCCGTGTCCTCCATGAACCTCTTTGATCTGGGTGGCCAGTACTTGCGGGTGGGCAAGGCTGTCACACCCCCCATGCCCCTGCTAACACCTGCCACCCCAGGAGGCCTTCCGCCTGCTGCCGCTGTGGCCGCAGCTGCAGCCACAGCCAAGATCACAGCTCAG GAAGCAGTGGCTGGAGCAGCTGTGTTGGGTACCTTGGCAACACCTGGACTGGTGTCCCCAGCACTGACCTTGGCTCAACCCCTAGGGGCTCTGCCCCAGGCTGTCATGGCTGCCCAAGCTCCTGGAGTCATCACAG GTGTGACCCCGGCCCGTCCTCCCATTCCGGTCACCATCCCCTCTGTGGGGGTGGTGAACCCCATCCTGGCTAGCCCCCCAACACTGGGTCTCCTGGAGcccaagaaggagaaggaagaggaggagctgtTTCCTGAGTCTGAACGGCCAGAGATGCTAAGTGAGCAGGAGCACATGAGCATCTCTGGCAGCAGTGCCCGCCACATGGTCATGCAGAAGCTGCTGCGCAAGCAGGAG TCCACAGTGATGGTTCTCCGCAACATGGTGGATCCCAAGGACATCGATGATGACCTGGAAGGAGAGGTGACAGAGGAGTGTGGCAAGTTTGGTGCTGTCAACCGTGTCATCATCTACCAAGAGAAGCAGGGTGAAGAGGAGGATGCAGAAATAATTGTAAAGATTTTTGTGGAGTTTTCCATGGCCTCAGAGACTCACAAGGCCATCCAGGCCCTCAACGGGCGCTGGTTCGCTGGCCGCAAGGTGGTGGCTGAAGTGTATGACCAGGAGCGTTTTGATAACAGTGACCTGTCTGCGTGA
- the Puf60 gene encoding poly(U)-binding-splicing factor PUF60 isoform X5 produces the protein MATATIALGTDSIKMENGQSTAAKLGLPPLTPEQQEALQKAKKYAMEQSIKSVLVKQTIAHQQQQLTNLQMAAVTMGFGDPLSPLQSMAAQRQRALAIMCRVYVGSIYYELGEDTIRQAFAPFGPIKSIDMSWDSVTMKHKGFAFVEYEVPEAAQLALEQMNSVMLGGRNIKVGRPSNIGQAQPIIDQLAEEARAFNRIYVASVHQDLSDDDIKSVFEAFGKIKSCTLARDPTTGKHKGYGFIEYEKAQSSQDAVSSMNLFDLGGQYLRVGKAVTPPMPLLTPATPGGLPPAAAVAAAAATAKITAQEAVAGAAVLGTLATPGLVSPALTLAQPLGALPQAVMAAQAPGVITGVTPARPPIPVTIPSVGVVNPILASPPTLGLLEPKKEKEEEELFPESERPEMLSEQEHMSISGSSARHMVMQKLLRKQESTVMVLRNMVDPKDIDDDLEGEVTEECGKFGAVNRVIIYQEKQGEEEDAEIIVKIFVEFSMASETHKAIQALNGRWFAGRKVVAEVYDQERFDNSDLSA, from the exons GGCACAGATTCCATCAAGATGGAGAATGGACAGAGCACAGCCGCCAAGCTGGGGCTGCCTCCCCTGACGCCTGAGCAGCAGGAGGCCCTCCAGAAG GCCAAGAAGTATGCCATGGAGCAGAGCATCAAGAGCGTGCTGGTGAAGCAGACCATCGcacaccagcagcagcagctcacCAACCTGCAG ATGGCAGCAGTGACAATGGGCTTTGGAGATCCTCTCTCACCTTTGCAATCG ATGGCAGCTCAGCGGCAGCGGGCACTGGCCATCATGTGCCGGGTCTACGTGGGCTCCATCTACTATGAGCTAGGGGAGGACACCATTCGCCAGGCCTTTGCCCCTTTTGGCCCCATCAAAAGCATTGACATGTCCTGGGATTCTGTCACTATGAAGCACAAG GGCTTTGCCTTTGTGGAATATGAAGTCCCAGAAGCTGCACAGCTGGCCTTGGAGCAGATGAACTCAGTGATGCTGGGAGGCAGGAACATCAAG gtGGGTAGGCCCAGCAACATAGGGCAGGCCCAGCCCATCATCGACCAGCTGGCTGAGGAGGCACGGGCCTTCAACCGTATCTACGTGGCCTCCGTGCACCAGGACCTCTCGGATGATGACATCAAGAGTGTGTTTGAGGCCTTTGGCAAGATCAAGTCTTGCACACTAGCCCGGGACCCCACAACTGGCAAGCACAAGGGCTACGGCTTCATTG AGTACGAGAAGGCCCAGTCGTCCCAGGATGCCGTGTCCTCCATGAACCTCTTTGATCTGGGTGGCCAGTACTTGCGGGTGGGCAAGGCTGTCACACCCCCCATGCCCCTGCTAACACCTGCCACCCCAGGAGGCCTTCCGCCTGCTGCCGCTGTGGCCGCAGCTGCAGCCACAGCCAAGATCACAGCTCAG GAAGCAGTGGCTGGAGCAGCTGTGTTGGGTACCTTGGCAACACCTGGACTGGTGTCCCCAGCACTGACCTTGGCTCAACCCCTAGGGGCTCTGCCCCAGGCTGTCATGGCTGCCCAAGCTCCTGGAGTCATCACAG GTGTGACCCCGGCCCGTCCTCCCATTCCGGTCACCATCCCCTCTGTGGGGGTGGTGAACCCCATCCTGGCTAGCCCCCCAACACTGGGTCTCCTGGAGcccaagaaggagaaggaagaggaggagctgtTTCCTGAGTCTGAACGGCCAGAGATGCTAAGTGAGCAGGAGCACATGAGCATCTCTGGCAGCAGTGCCCGCCACATGGTCATGCAGAAGCTGCTGCGCAAGCAGGAG TCCACAGTGATGGTTCTCCGCAACATGGTGGATCCCAAGGACATCGATGATGACCTGGAAGGAGAGGTGACAGAGGAGTGTGGCAAGTTTGGTGCTGTCAACCGTGTCATCATCTACCAAGAGAAGCAGGGTGAAGAGGAGGATGCAGAAATAATTGTAAAGATTTTTGTGGAGTTTTCCATGGCCTCAGAGACTCACAAGGCCATCCAGGCCCTCAACGGGCGCTGGTTCGCTGGCCGCAAGGTGGTGGCTGAAGTGTATGACCAGGAGCGTTTTGATAACAGTGACCTGTCTGCGTGA
- the Puf60 gene encoding poly(U)-binding-splicing factor PUF60 isoform X6, producing the protein MATATIALGTDSIKMENGQSTAAKLGLPPLTPEQQEALQKAKKYAMEQSIKSVLVKQTIAHQQQQLTNLQMAAQRQRALAIMCRVYVGSIYYELGEDTIRQAFAPFGPIKSIDMSWDSVTMKHKGFAFVEYEVPEAAQLALEQMNSVMLGGRNIKVGRPSNIGQAQPIIDQLAEEARAFNRIYVASVHQDLSDDDIKSVFEAFGKIKSCTLARDPTTGKHKGYGFIEYEKAQSSQDAVSSMNLFDLGGQYLRVGKAVTPPMPLLTPATPGGLPPAAAVAAAAATAKITAQEAVAGAAVLGTLATPGLVSPALTLAQPLGALPQAVMAAQAPGVITGVTPARPPIPVTIPSVGVVNPILASPPTLGLLEPKKEKEEEELFPESERPEMLSEQEHMSISGSSARHMVMQKLLRKQESTVMVLRNMVDPKDIDDDLEGEVTEECGKFGAVNRVIIYQEKQGEEEDAEIIVKIFVEFSMASETHKAIQALNGRWFAGRKVVAEVYDQERFDNSDLSA; encoded by the exons GGCACAGATTCCATCAAGATGGAGAATGGACAGAGCACAGCCGCCAAGCTGGGGCTGCCTCCCCTGACGCCTGAGCAGCAGGAGGCCCTCCAGAAG GCCAAGAAGTATGCCATGGAGCAGAGCATCAAGAGCGTGCTGGTGAAGCAGACCATCGcacaccagcagcagcagctcacCAACCTGCAG ATGGCAGCTCAGCGGCAGCGGGCACTGGCCATCATGTGCCGGGTCTACGTGGGCTCCATCTACTATGAGCTAGGGGAGGACACCATTCGCCAGGCCTTTGCCCCTTTTGGCCCCATCAAAAGCATTGACATGTCCTGGGATTCTGTCACTATGAAGCACAAG GGCTTTGCCTTTGTGGAATATGAAGTCCCAGAAGCTGCACAGCTGGCCTTGGAGCAGATGAACTCAGTGATGCTGGGAGGCAGGAACATCAAG gtGGGTAGGCCCAGCAACATAGGGCAGGCCCAGCCCATCATCGACCAGCTGGCTGAGGAGGCACGGGCCTTCAACCGTATCTACGTGGCCTCCGTGCACCAGGACCTCTCGGATGATGACATCAAGAGTGTGTTTGAGGCCTTTGGCAAGATCAAGTCTTGCACACTAGCCCGGGACCCCACAACTGGCAAGCACAAGGGCTACGGCTTCATTG AGTACGAGAAGGCCCAGTCGTCCCAGGATGCCGTGTCCTCCATGAACCTCTTTGATCTGGGTGGCCAGTACTTGCGGGTGGGCAAGGCTGTCACACCCCCCATGCCCCTGCTAACACCTGCCACCCCAGGAGGCCTTCCGCCTGCTGCCGCTGTGGCCGCAGCTGCAGCCACAGCCAAGATCACAGCTCAG GAAGCAGTGGCTGGAGCAGCTGTGTTGGGTACCTTGGCAACACCTGGACTGGTGTCCCCAGCACTGACCTTGGCTCAACCCCTAGGGGCTCTGCCCCAGGCTGTCATGGCTGCCCAAGCTCCTGGAGTCATCACAG GTGTGACCCCGGCCCGTCCTCCCATTCCGGTCACCATCCCCTCTGTGGGGGTGGTGAACCCCATCCTGGCTAGCCCCCCAACACTGGGTCTCCTGGAGcccaagaaggagaaggaagaggaggagctgtTTCCTGAGTCTGAACGGCCAGAGATGCTAAGTGAGCAGGAGCACATGAGCATCTCTGGCAGCAGTGCCCGCCACATGGTCATGCAGAAGCTGCTGCGCAAGCAGGAG TCCACAGTGATGGTTCTCCGCAACATGGTGGATCCCAAGGACATCGATGATGACCTGGAAGGAGAGGTGACAGAGGAGTGTGGCAAGTTTGGTGCTGTCAACCGTGTCATCATCTACCAAGAGAAGCAGGGTGAAGAGGAGGATGCAGAAATAATTGTAAAGATTTTTGTGGAGTTTTCCATGGCCTCAGAGACTCACAAGGCCATCCAGGCCCTCAACGGGCGCTGGTTCGCTGGCCGCAAGGTGGTGGCTGAAGTGTATGACCAGGAGCGTTTTGATAACAGTGACCTGTCTGCGTGA
- the Puf60 gene encoding poly(U)-binding-splicing factor PUF60 isoform X7 yields MENGQSTAAKLGLPPLTPEQQEALQKAKKYAMEQSIKSVLVKQTIAHQQQQLTNLQMAAVTMGFGDPLSPLQSMAAQRQRALAIMCRVYVGSIYYELGEDTIRQAFAPFGPIKSIDMSWDSVTMKHKGFAFVEYEVPEAAQLALEQMNSVMLGGRNIKVGRPSNIGQAQPIIDQLAEEARAFNRIYVASVHQDLSDDDIKSVFEAFGKIKSCTLARDPTTGKHKGYGFIEYEKAQSSQDAVSSMNLFDLGGQYLRVGKAVTPPMPLLTPATPGGLPPAAAVAAAAATAKITAQEAVAGAAVLGTLATPGLVSPALTLAQPLGALPQAVMAAQAPGVITGVTPARPPIPVTIPSVGVVNPILASPPTLGLLEPKKEKEEEELFPESERPEMLSEQEHMSISGSSARHMVMQKLLRKQESTVMVLRNMVDPKDIDDDLEGEVTEECGKFGAVNRVIIYQEKQGEEEDAEIIVKIFVEFSMASETHKAIQALNGRWFAGRKVVAEVYDQERFDNSDLSA; encoded by the exons ATGGAGAATGGACAGAGCACAGCCGCCAAGCTGGGGCTGCCTCCCCTGACGCCTGAGCAGCAGGAGGCCCTCCAGAAG GCCAAGAAGTATGCCATGGAGCAGAGCATCAAGAGCGTGCTGGTGAAGCAGACCATCGcacaccagcagcagcagctcacCAACCTGCAG ATGGCAGCAGTGACAATGGGCTTTGGAGATCCTCTCTCACCTTTGCAATCG ATGGCAGCTCAGCGGCAGCGGGCACTGGCCATCATGTGCCGGGTCTACGTGGGCTCCATCTACTATGAGCTAGGGGAGGACACCATTCGCCAGGCCTTTGCCCCTTTTGGCCCCATCAAAAGCATTGACATGTCCTGGGATTCTGTCACTATGAAGCACAAG GGCTTTGCCTTTGTGGAATATGAAGTCCCAGAAGCTGCACAGCTGGCCTTGGAGCAGATGAACTCAGTGATGCTGGGAGGCAGGAACATCAAG gtGGGTAGGCCCAGCAACATAGGGCAGGCCCAGCCCATCATCGACCAGCTGGCTGAGGAGGCACGGGCCTTCAACCGTATCTACGTGGCCTCCGTGCACCAGGACCTCTCGGATGATGACATCAAGAGTGTGTTTGAGGCCTTTGGCAAGATCAAGTCTTGCACACTAGCCCGGGACCCCACAACTGGCAAGCACAAGGGCTACGGCTTCATTG AGTACGAGAAGGCCCAGTCGTCCCAGGATGCCGTGTCCTCCATGAACCTCTTTGATCTGGGTGGCCAGTACTTGCGGGTGGGCAAGGCTGTCACACCCCCCATGCCCCTGCTAACACCTGCCACCCCAGGAGGCCTTCCGCCTGCTGCCGCTGTGGCCGCAGCTGCAGCCACAGCCAAGATCACAGCTCAG GAAGCAGTGGCTGGAGCAGCTGTGTTGGGTACCTTGGCAACACCTGGACTGGTGTCCCCAGCACTGACCTTGGCTCAACCCCTAGGGGCTCTGCCCCAGGCTGTCATGGCTGCCCAAGCTCCTGGAGTCATCACAG GTGTGACCCCGGCCCGTCCTCCCATTCCGGTCACCATCCCCTCTGTGGGGGTGGTGAACCCCATCCTGGCTAGCCCCCCAACACTGGGTCTCCTGGAGcccaagaaggagaaggaagaggaggagctgtTTCCTGAGTCTGAACGGCCAGAGATGCTAAGTGAGCAGGAGCACATGAGCATCTCTGGCAGCAGTGCCCGCCACATGGTCATGCAGAAGCTGCTGCGCAAGCAGGAG TCCACAGTGATGGTTCTCCGCAACATGGTGGATCCCAAGGACATCGATGATGACCTGGAAGGAGAGGTGACAGAGGAGTGTGGCAAGTTTGGTGCTGTCAACCGTGTCATCATCTACCAAGAGAAGCAGGGTGAAGAGGAGGATGCAGAAATAATTGTAAAGATTTTTGTGGAGTTTTCCATGGCCTCAGAGACTCACAAGGCCATCCAGGCCCTCAACGGGCGCTGGTTCGCTGGCCGCAAGGTGGTGGCTGAAGTGTATGACCAGGAGCGTTTTGATAACAGTGACCTGTCTGCGTGA